Proteins found in one Triticum urartu cultivar G1812 chromosome 4, Tu2.1, whole genome shotgun sequence genomic segment:
- the LOC125552138 gene encoding uncharacterized protein LOC125552138 isoform X2, with protein MRDRPSEISYRRHNAPARHHMEASSLILATITPTGTAVLRKRRAFLSFQIYHEISIIKEHDSSSLLKSQIRFSSPFESMDHRMEEGDAILDCRCLWRVAAIFLIHLEGSLQYFGSLLYFYFDNRICFNLPCVSSPAVSRPCNLEHQVRAYPCLLIIFFEKAMGCTN; from the exons ATGAGGGATCGACCTTCAGAGATCAGCTACCGGCGTCATAATGCCCCCGCAAG GCACCACATGGAAGCCTCCTCTTTGATTTTAGCAACAATCACTCCCACTGGCACCGCGGTATTGCGAAAAAGACGAGCATTCCTCTCCTTCCAGATTTACCACGAGATAAGCATCATTAAAGAGCATGATAGTTCTTCTCTCCTCAAGTCTCAAATCCGTTTTTCATCACCCTTTG AGAGCATGGACCACCGTATGGAAGAAGGAGATGCCATCCTTGACTGTCGTTGTCTTTGGCGTGTTGCTGCCATTTTTCTAATCCATCTAG AAGGTTCATTGCAATATTTTGGATCACTACTGTACTTCTATTTCGACAACAGAATTTGTTTCAACTTGCCATGTGTCAGTTCACCGGCAGTATCGAGACCATGCAACTTGGAACATCAAGTAAGAGCATATCCATGTTTACTTATTATATTCTTTGAGAAAGCTATGGGATGTACAAACTAA
- the LOC125552138 gene encoding uncharacterized protein LOC125552138 isoform X1: protein MDAEVFASGRSRGDGEVAWASAVVLLVEGEHARRRQGEYAVHESRPRGLCELFATASRLRPAPHKLIESRPGLEFSAIRRKCSWPESPSANPSNPGILGPEKHHVAFEFAEGRRTEFAGVSATSRRCTYVATVSSKALFHKLATRYSGGRPLQSYQALRQTGTLT from the exons ATGGATGCGGAGGTGTTTGCATCAGGTAGGAGCAGAGGCGACGGCGAAGTGGCTTGGGCTTCAGCAGTCGTTCTTCTGGTGGAGGGAGAGCATGCCCGGAGGAGGCAGGGTGAGTACGCTGTGCACGAGAGCCGGCCGCGAGGTCTCTGTGAGCTGTTCGCCACTGCCAGTCGTCTCCGGCCTGCACCAC ATAAATTAATTGAGTCCCGACCCGGATTGGAGTTCTCTGCTATAAGAAGGAAGTGTTCTTGGCCGGAATCTCCATCAGCAAATCCATCAAATCCAGGAATTCTTGGTCCAGAGAAGCATCATGTCGCCTTTGAGTTCGCCGAAGGAAGACGCACCGAGTTCGCCGGAG TCTCAGCAACATCCAGGAGATGTACCTATGTAGCTACTGTTAGTTCAAAAGCTTTATTTCACAAGTTGGCAACACGATATTCAG GTGGAAGACCTTTGCAATCTTATCAAGCTTTACGCCAAACGGGCACTCTTACTTGA